A genomic window from Tolypothrix sp. PCC 7910 includes:
- the ndk gene encoding nucleoside-diphosphate kinase, translating to MERTFLAIKPDGVQRGLVSEIIGRFEKKGFTLVGLKLLHPSRELAEQHYDVHRERPFFAGLVEFITSGPVVAMVWEGEGVIASARKLIGATNPLNAEPGTIRGDLGINIGRNIIHGSDAPETAQKEVALWFKDEELVNWKPEVTPWLHE from the coding sequence TTGGAACGCACATTTTTGGCAATTAAACCCGACGGCGTACAACGCGGACTAGTCAGCGAAATTATCGGTCGTTTTGAAAAAAAAGGTTTTACCCTCGTGGGTTTGAAGCTGCTTCACCCCAGTCGGGAATTAGCTGAACAACATTATGACGTTCACCGCGAAAGACCCTTCTTTGCAGGATTAGTCGAATTTATCACCTCAGGCCCTGTAGTAGCGATGGTTTGGGAAGGTGAAGGTGTAATCGCCTCTGCAAGAAAGCTGATTGGTGCAACCAACCCCCTAAACGCCGAACCAGGAACCATTCGCGGCGATTTGGGGATCAACATTGGTCGCAACATCATCCACGGTTCCGATGCTCCGGAAACAGCGCAAAAAGAAGTTGCTCTGTGGTTTAAGGATGAAGAATTAGTTAACTGGAAACCAGAAGTGACTCCTTGGTTGCACGAGTAG
- a CDS encoding sugar phosphate nucleotidyltransferase — protein MKAMILAAGKGTRVRPITYTIPKPMIPILQKPVMEFLLELLRQHGFDQIMVNVSHLAEEIENYFRDGQRFGVQIAYSFEGQIVDGTLVGEAVGSAGGMRRIQDFSPFFDDTFVVLCGDALIDLDLTEAVKWHRAKGSIATIITKSVPKEEVSSYGVVVTDDDRRIKAFQEKPSTEEALSTNINTGIYIFEPEVFKYIPSGIEYDIGSQLFPKLVEIGAPFYGIPMDFEWVDIGKVPDYWRAIRGVLLGEIKNVQIPGHEVAPGIYTGLNVAVNWDKVDITGPVYIGGMTRIEDGAKIVGPAMIGPNCWICSGATVENSVIFEWSRLGPEVRLIDKLVFGRYCVDKTGATIDVQAAALDWLITDARQSPPSHTPVERQAIAELLNTTAI, from the coding sequence ATGAAGGCGATGATTCTTGCAGCGGGTAAAGGTACTCGTGTCCGTCCGATTACCTATACAATCCCCAAACCGATGATTCCTATACTGCAAAAACCAGTAATGGAATTTTTACTTGAGCTGTTACGCCAGCATGGCTTTGACCAAATTATGGTCAATGTTAGCCATTTGGCTGAGGAAATCGAAAACTATTTCCGTGATGGTCAACGGTTTGGCGTACAAATTGCCTATTCTTTTGAAGGGCAAATTGTGGACGGTACACTGGTGGGAGAAGCAGTTGGGTCTGCTGGAGGGATGCGGCGTATCCAAGACTTCTCGCCGTTTTTCGACGATACCTTTGTGGTATTGTGCGGTGATGCTTTGATTGACTTGGATTTAACAGAAGCAGTCAAGTGGCATCGAGCGAAAGGGTCGATCGCGACAATTATTACGAAATCTGTTCCCAAGGAAGAAGTTTCTAGCTACGGTGTAGTCGTAACTGATGACGACAGGCGAATAAAAGCTTTCCAAGAAAAACCCTCAACCGAAGAAGCCCTCAGCACCAACATCAACACAGGGATTTACATCTTTGAGCCGGAAGTATTTAAGTATATCCCCTCTGGCATTGAGTACGACATTGGTAGTCAACTATTCCCTAAACTTGTAGAAATTGGCGCGCCTTTCTACGGTATCCCAATGGATTTTGAATGGGTAGATATTGGTAAAGTACCAGACTACTGGCGGGCGATTCGTGGTGTATTGCTAGGTGAAATTAAAAACGTCCAAATCCCGGGACATGAAGTTGCACCTGGAATTTATACTGGCTTAAACGTCGCTGTCAATTGGGACAAAGTCGATATTACAGGCCCAGTTTATATTGGTGGGATGACCAGAATCGAAGACGGCGCTAAAATAGTCGGCCCGGCGATGATTGGCCCCAATTGCTGGATTTGTAGCGGGGCGACAGTAGAAAACAGCGTGATTTTTGAATGGTCACGCCTCGGCCCTGAAGTTCGCCTGATAGATAAATTAGTGTTTGGGCGTTACTGCGTCGATAAAACTGGAGCCACCATTGATGTGCAAGCAGCAGCCTTAGACTGGTTGATTACTGATGCACGTCAGTCACCACCATCTCATACCCCAGTAGAACGACAAGCGATCGCAGAATTGCTCAATACGACTGCTATTTAG
- a CDS encoding AI-2E family transporter, whose amino-acid sequence MRRSASLQSLLIYGLSGPIIALNVWLLSVVFHYFQHPITILSCAAILAFLLNYPVQFFQRARITHTQAVIIVLLVTFTLVVILGVTLVPLLLDQTIQLLNKIPDWLTSSQRNLEHVEALAKQRRLPINLQVVSTQINANIQNLVQQLASGAVGFAGTLLSGILNLVLVVVLAFYMLIYGDRVWAGLVSLLPSNIRVPLTTSLRLNFQNFFLSQLLLGLFMVVTLAPIFIVLQVPFALLFAIVIGIGELIPFVGATLGIGLVTILVLLQNWWLAVQVALSAILLQQVKDNLLAPKLLGDFIGLNPIWIFVAILMGFEIAGLLGTLVAVPIAGTIKGTFDALKTGESGNFVSHFSINYTSGFDEESKS is encoded by the coding sequence ATCCGCCGTTCAGCCTCCCTTCAAAGTTTATTAATTTACGGTCTGAGCGGCCCGATTATCGCTCTTAATGTGTGGCTGTTGTCGGTAGTGTTTCACTATTTCCAGCATCCCATCACTATCCTCAGTTGTGCGGCAATTCTGGCTTTTTTATTAAATTATCCGGTACAGTTCTTTCAACGCGCACGTATCACCCACACTCAGGCGGTAATTATTGTTTTGCTTGTCACTTTTACATTAGTAGTGATTTTGGGTGTCACATTAGTACCCCTGCTACTTGACCAAACAATTCAACTTTTAAATAAAATTCCGGATTGGTTAACTAGTAGTCAAAGAAATCTAGAACATGTTGAGGCTTTAGCAAAACAGCGACGCTTACCGATAAATTTGCAAGTGGTGAGTACTCAAATTAATGCTAATATCCAAAATTTGGTGCAACAGTTAGCTTCAGGTGCAGTAGGATTTGCTGGCACACTACTCTCAGGAATACTGAATTTGGTTTTAGTGGTCGTGCTAGCCTTTTATATGCTCATATATGGCGATCGCGTCTGGGCTGGCCTGGTCAGTCTGTTACCTTCTAATATTAGAGTTCCTTTAACAACATCCTTACGATTAAATTTTCAGAACTTTTTCCTCAGTCAGTTGTTGTTAGGGCTATTTATGGTAGTGACCTTAGCACCAATTTTCATAGTTCTGCAGGTACCATTTGCTTTACTGTTTGCCATAGTAATTGGCATAGGGGAACTTATTCCCTTTGTGGGTGCAACTCTTGGTATTGGTTTAGTGACAATACTAGTTCTGCTACAAAATTGGTGGTTAGCAGTTCAAGTTGCTTTGTCGGCAATTCTCTTGCAGCAAGTTAAAGATAATTTGTTAGCGCCTAAATTACTTGGTGACTTCATCGGACTAAATCCTATATGGATTTTTGTAGCCATTTTAATGGGTTTTGAAATAGCTGGTTTATTAGGAACACTTGTTGCCGTTCCCATTGCCGGAACTATTAAAGGAACATTTGACGCTCTTAAAACTGGTGAATCTGGTAACTTTGTCTCACATTTTTCTATTAACTATACATCTGGCTTTGATGAAGAAAGTAAAAGTTAG
- a CDS encoding DUF3153 domain-containing protein translates to MLFSSQQSSNAKTPKPILWVVVLASLLLTGCVQYDVGVNFSNSNHGELVQHIKLGERLTSFSGDYVYEWLNSIERRARKLEGKAKRISPEEVIVTIPFTNGQELQEKFNEFFSSRINQKTEPVAAESDSELPKVESNLLIEENNFLLLVRNRLIYDLDLRSLSLIASDGNVLANAGSILDLNFSLKTPLGAQNIPIGENPIDPEKTNNQLVWKLRTGELNHIEVVFWLPSPLGIGALLIALFVWGGIYLRYTFMPDPRLQFAPKAAVSE, encoded by the coding sequence ATGCTTTTCTCCTCGCAACAAAGCAGCAACGCCAAAACACCAAAACCGATTTTGTGGGTAGTCGTATTAGCATCATTACTGTTAACTGGTTGTGTGCAGTATGACGTAGGCGTGAACTTTAGTAACTCCAATCACGGGGAATTGGTGCAGCATATTAAATTAGGAGAAAGGCTCACCAGTTTTAGTGGCGACTATGTTTATGAATGGTTAAACAGTATAGAACGCCGCGCCCGTAAACTAGAAGGAAAAGCAAAGCGAATTTCTCCCGAAGAAGTAATTGTGACGATTCCCTTCACTAATGGGCAAGAATTACAAGAAAAATTTAATGAGTTTTTTAGCTCCCGCATCAATCAAAAAACTGAGCCTGTAGCCGCTGAATCGGACTCAGAACTACCAAAAGTTGAATCTAACTTACTCATAGAGGAGAACAACTTTTTACTATTGGTACGTAATCGCTTAATTTATGATTTAGATTTGCGATCGCTCTCTCTAATTGCTAGTGATGGTAATGTTTTAGCAAACGCAGGTTCAATTCTCGATTTGAATTTTAGTTTGAAAACCCCATTGGGAGCGCAAAACATCCCCATTGGGGAAAATCCCATCGATCCAGAAAAAACTAACAATCAACTTGTGTGGAAGTTGAGAACTGGGGAACTAAACCACATAGAAGTAGTTTTTTGGCTCCCTAGCCCCCTTGGTATTGGTGCGTTGCTAATTGCTTTGTTTGTCTGGGGTGGTATCTATCTCAGATATACATTTATGCCTGATCCAAGACTTCAGTTTGCGCCAAAAGCAGCAGTATCAGAATAG
- the speA gene encoding biosynthetic arginine decarboxylase: MGVESTATSEEIVKLPSNGHKPEVKNHKPKKLLAPSTITDDSPRAWKIEDSEALYRIEGWGQPYFSINAAGHVTVSPKGDRGGSLDLFELVNALKQRNLGLPMLIRFSDILEDRIERLNACFAKAIARYNYPGVYRGVFPVKCNQQRHLIEDLVRFGKPHQFGLEAGSKPELMIALAILDTPGALLICNGYKDREYIETAMLAQRLGQTPIIVLEQIEEVDLVIAANRQLGIKPILGVRAKLSTQGMGRWGSSSGDRAKFGLTMPEVIEAVDKLREANLLDSLQLMHFHIGSQISAINVIKDAIQEASRIYVELAMLGADMKYLDVGGGLGVDYDGSQTNFYASKNYNMQNYANDIVAELKDTCAERQIPVPTLISESGRAIASHQSVLIFDVLSTSDVPLDTPEPPQEGESPIINYLWETYQSINKENYQEFYHDAAQFKEEAISRFNLGILRLRERAKAERLYWACCQKILNITRQQEYVPDELEDLEQIMASIYYANLSVFQSAPDCWAIDQLFPIMPIHRLDEEPIRRGILADLTCDSDGKIDRFIDLRDVKSVLELHTFKPGEPYYLGMFLSGAYQEIMGNLHNLFGDTNAVHIQLTPKGYQIEHVVKGDTMSEVVSYVQYDSEDMVENIRQRCEKALEEKRITLAESQRLLQTYEQSLRRYTYLNS; encoded by the coding sequence ATGGGTGTTGAGTCAACTGCTACATCTGAAGAGATAGTTAAGCTGCCGTCTAATGGACACAAACCAGAAGTGAAAAACCATAAGCCAAAAAAGCTTTTAGCGCCTAGTACTATCACTGATGATTCGCCTCGCGCTTGGAAAATTGAGGACAGCGAAGCCCTGTATCGCATCGAAGGTTGGGGACAACCCTATTTTTCGATTAACGCGGCTGGTCATGTCACTGTTTCCCCAAAAGGCGATCGCGGTGGTTCTTTGGATTTGTTTGAATTGGTCAACGCTTTGAAGCAGCGTAATTTAGGTCTGCCGATGTTGATTCGCTTTTCAGACATTTTGGAAGACCGGATTGAGCGTTTAAATGCTTGTTTTGCGAAGGCGATCGCTCGCTATAACTATCCTGGTGTTTACCGTGGTGTATTTCCAGTCAAGTGCAACCAGCAACGGCATTTGATTGAGGATTTGGTCAGATTTGGTAAGCCGCATCAATTTGGCTTAGAAGCTGGTTCCAAACCGGAATTAATGATTGCTCTGGCGATATTGGATACTCCAGGCGCATTATTAATTTGCAATGGCTACAAAGACCGAGAATACATCGAAACGGCAATGTTGGCTCAAAGGCTAGGGCAAACACCGATTATTGTCCTAGAGCAAATTGAAGAGGTAGATTTAGTAATTGCGGCTAACCGTCAGTTAGGTATTAAACCTATCTTAGGGGTACGGGCTAAACTCAGTACTCAAGGGATGGGACGCTGGGGTAGCTCCAGTGGCGATCGCGCTAAATTTGGTCTAACTATGCCTGAGGTAATCGAGGCGGTTGACAAGTTACGCGAAGCTAATCTACTCGATTCTTTGCAGCTGATGCATTTCCATATCGGCTCGCAGATTTCAGCCATTAATGTGATTAAAGATGCCATCCAAGAAGCCAGCCGTATTTACGTAGAGTTGGCCATGCTGGGGGCAGATATGAAATATCTCGATGTCGGTGGTGGCTTGGGTGTGGATTATGACGGCTCTCAAACTAACTTCTACGCCTCGAAAAACTACAATATGCAAAACTATGCCAACGACATCGTGGCAGAGTTAAAAGATACCTGTGCCGAACGGCAAATTCCCGTACCTACCCTGATTAGTGAAAGTGGTAGAGCGATCGCATCCCATCAATCGGTATTAATTTTTGATGTTCTCAGTACCAGCGATGTCCCCCTCGATACCCCAGAACCGCCACAAGAAGGCGAATCTCCAATTATTAATTACCTCTGGGAAACCTATCAATCGATTAACAAAGAAAATTATCAGGAGTTTTATCACGACGCAGCCCAATTTAAAGAAGAAGCCATTAGCCGTTTCAACTTGGGTATTTTACGCCTAAGAGAACGGGCGAAAGCCGAACGCCTCTACTGGGCTTGTTGTCAGAAAATTTTAAACATCACTAGACAGCAAGAATACGTACCCGATGAACTGGAAGACCTAGAGCAAATTATGGCTTCCATCTACTACGCTAATCTTTCGGTGTTTCAATCAGCACCAGATTGTTGGGCAATCGACCAATTATTCCCGATTATGCCCATACACCGTTTAGACGAAGAACCGATTCGCCGGGGAATTTTGGCAGACCTCACCTGTGATAGTGATGGCAAAATTGACCGCTTTATTGATTTGCGTGATGTCAAATCTGTTTTAGAACTGCACACCTTTAAACCAGGAGAACCCTATTATTTGGGAATGTTCCTCAGTGGAGCTTACCAAGAAATCATGGGTAATCTACACAACCTATTTGGCGACACTAACGCAGTTCACATTCAATTGACCCCCAAAGGTTACCAAATTGAACATGTCGTCAAAGGCGATACCATGAGCGAAGTAGTTAGCTACGTGCAGTACGATTCTGAAGACATGGTAGAAAACATCCGCCAGCGTTGTGAAAAAGCCTTGGAGGAAAAGCGCATCACCCTAGCAGAATCTCAGCGACTTCTACAAACTTACGAGCAAAGTCTGAGACGATACACGTATTTGAATAGTTAG
- the pdxH gene encoding pyridoxamine 5'-phosphate oxidase, whose product MNQTIADLRKDYTLQDLSETEVNPNPFIQFKQWFDQALAAQLPEPNAMTLATAMPDGKPSARMVLLKNFDERGFVFFTNYNSRKGQELAENPQAALVFWWAELERQVRITGQVEKVSEAESDQYFYSRPENSRLGAWASNQSEVIESREVLEQRLQELQDKYETQEIPRPLNWGGLRIIPTEIEFWQGRPSRLHDRLLYTRLDNGDWKIERLSP is encoded by the coding sequence ATGAATCAAACCATAGCTGACCTTCGTAAAGACTATACTCTACAAGATTTGAGTGAAACTGAGGTTAATCCTAATCCTTTTATACAATTTAAACAATGGTTCGATCAGGCACTGGCGGCCCAACTTCCCGAACCTAACGCCATGACTCTGGCTACAGCTATGCCCGACGGTAAACCCTCGGCAAGAATGGTACTACTGAAAAATTTTGATGAGCGAGGCTTTGTATTCTTTACCAACTATAACAGCCGTAAAGGTCAAGAACTAGCAGAAAACCCCCAAGCTGCATTAGTGTTTTGGTGGGCGGAACTAGAACGTCAAGTTCGCATTACAGGACAGGTGGAGAAAGTTTCGGAGGCTGAATCAGATCAATATTTTTACAGCCGTCCCGAAAATAGTCGCTTGGGTGCATGGGCTTCTAATCAAAGTGAGGTGATAGAAAGCCGAGAAGTTTTAGAGCAGCGCTTGCAAGAATTGCAGGACAAATATGAAACTCAGGAGATTCCTCGACCTTTGAATTGGGGAGGCTTGCGTATCATTCCCACAGAAATTGAGTTTTGGCAAGGCCGTCCCAGCCGCTTACACGATCGCCTGCTTTATACTCGTTTAGATAATGGCGATTGGAAAATTGAGCGTTTATCTCCTTAA
- a CDS encoding segregation/condensation protein A — protein sequence MDASELLETITLLIKQAEQGEIDPWDVQVIEVIDRYLELMAPQATARGYEADLSQSGQAFLSASMLVLFKANTLMQLQSAADEQELILDDALLESENGLLHPVNRLPLEHHLRRRPAAMPPPKRRVTLQELIEQLQIMANQLKLVQKTSKPVRPRRQPTVQSMRAALELAHQENLTEVAGELEQVLQLSAQKLHLEQNCLNLEQLVELWIESKKPYQNVSAHTSAHSHLVSVFWALLLLSAQSKVELLQEEFYQEIKIRLLIDSANTHQPLEQPMN from the coding sequence ATGGATGCGTCCGAGCTATTAGAAACAATTACACTTCTGATCAAGCAAGCTGAACAAGGAGAAATTGATCCTTGGGATGTCCAAGTAATTGAGGTAATTGACCGTTATTTAGAACTAATGGCACCGCAGGCCACAGCTAGAGGCTATGAAGCCGATTTATCTCAATCTGGACAAGCTTTTTTATCAGCATCAATGCTGGTGTTATTTAAAGCAAATACCTTGATGCAATTACAATCAGCCGCAGACGAACAAGAACTGATACTTGATGATGCACTGCTAGAAAGTGAAAATGGGCTGTTACATCCAGTTAATCGTCTGCCTTTAGAGCATCATTTGCGTCGTCGTCCAGCCGCAATGCCACCACCCAAACGTCGTGTGACTCTGCAAGAATTAATTGAGCAGTTGCAGATCATGGCGAATCAGCTCAAACTTGTCCAAAAAACTAGCAAACCAGTCCGTCCTCGCCGCCAGCCTACCGTGCAAAGTATGCGAGCCGCGCTAGAACTGGCACACCAAGAAAATCTGACGGAAGTAGCTGGAGAACTAGAGCAAGTATTACAGCTGTCTGCACAAAAATTGCATTTGGAACAAAATTGTTTGAATTTGGAACAGCTTGTGGAATTATGGATCGAGAGTAAAAAGCCATACCAAAATGTTTCTGCCCATACATCAGCACATAGCCACTTGGTTAGTGTGTTCTGGGCGCTACTACTGCTATCAGCTCAATCCAAAGTAGAGCTATTGCAAGAAGAGTTTTACCAAGAAATTAAAATTCGGTTACTGATAGATTCAGCAAACACCCACCAACCTTTGGAGCAGCCGATGAACTGA